Proteins from a single region of Mustela erminea isolate mMusErm1 chromosome X, mMusErm1.Pri, whole genome shotgun sequence:
- the CSTF2 gene encoding cleavage stimulation factor subunit 2 isoform X1, which yields MAGLTVRDPAVDRSLRSVFVGNIPYEATEEQLKDIFSEVGPVVSFRLVYDRETGKPKGYGFCEYQDQETALSAMRNLNGREFSGRALRVDNAASEKNKEELKSLGTGAPVIESPYGETISPEDAPESISKAVASLPPEQMFELMKQMKLCVQNSPQEARNMLLQNPQLAYALLQAQVVMRIVDPEIALKILHRQTNIPTLIAGNPQPVHSAGPGSGSTVSMNQQNPQAPQAQALGGMHVNGAPPLMQASMQAGVPAPGQIPAAVTGPGPGSLAPGGGMQAQVGMPGSGPVSIDRGQGTLQHSPVGPAGPASIERVQVPMQDPRAAMQRGPLPANVPTPRGLLGDAPNDPRGGTLLSVTGEVEPRGYLGPPHQGPPMHHVPGHDSRGPPPHEMRGGPLAEPRPLMAEPRGPMLDQRGPPLDGRGGRDPRGIDTRAMEARAMEARGLDARGLEARAMEARAMEARAMEARAMEARAMEARAMEVRGIEARSMDARGPVPGPRGPMPTGIQGPSPINMGAVGPQGSRQVPVMQGAGMQGASIQGGGQPGGFSPGQNQVTPQDHEKAALIMQVLQLTADQIAMLPPEQRQSILILKEQIQKSTGAP from the exons ATGGCGGGTTTGACTGTGAGAGACCCTGCGGTGGATCGTTCTCTGCGTTCGGTGTTCG TGGGGAACATTCCATATGAGGCTACTGAAGAGCAATTAAAGGACATCTTTTCTGAGGTTGGACCCGTTGTTAGTTTCAG GTTGGTATATGATAGGGAGACAGGAAAGCCAAAGGGTTATGGCTTCTGTGAATACCAAGACCAGGAGACAGCACTTAGTGCCATGCGAAACCTGAATGGGCGTGAATTCAGTGGGAGAGCACTTCGAGTGGACAATGCTGCcagtgaaaagaacaaagaagagctGAAGA GCCTTGGCACTGGTGCCCCTGTCATTGAGTCACCTTATGGAGAGACCATCAGTCCTGAGGATGCCCCTGAGTCCATTAGCAAAGCAGTTGCCAGTCTTCCACCAGAGCAGATGTTTGAGCTGATGAAACAAATGAAG CTTTGTGTCCAGAATAGTCCCCAGGAGGCACGGAACATGTTGCTTCAGAACCCTCAGCTGGCTTATGCTTTGCTACAAGCACAGGTAGTGATGAGAATTGTGGATCCAGAGATTGCTCTG aaaattctgcATCGCCAGACAAATATCCCAACACTGATTGCAGGCAACCCTCAGCCAGTCCACAGTGCTGGGCCTGGCTCAGGATCCACTGTGTCAATGAACCAGCAGAATCCTCAGGCCCCTCAAGCCCAGGCTTTG ggTGGAATGCATGTCAATGGTGCACCTCCTCTGATGCAAGCTTCGATGCAGGCTGGAGTTCCAGCACCAGGACAGATACCAGCGGCTGTAACAGGGCCTGGTCCTGGTTCCTTAGCTCCTGGAG GAGGAATGCAAGCCCAGGTTGGAATGCCAGGAAGTGGACCAGTGTCCATTGATCGAGGCCAAG GAACCCTACAGCACTCGCCCGTGGGACCCGCCGGGCCTGCATCAATTGAGCGAGTTCAAG TGCCGATGCAGGACCCCAGAGCCGCTATGCAGCGTGGGCCCTTGCCTGCCAACGTCCCAACTCCTCGAGGTCTATTAGGAGACGCCCCAAATGACCCGCGTGGAGGCACTTTACTTTCTGTAACTGGAGAGGTAGAGCCTAG AGGTTACCTGGGACCACCTCACCAGGGTCCACCCATGCACCATGTCCCTGGCCATGACAGCCGTGGCCCACCCCCACATGAGATGAGGGGAGGGCCATTAGCTGAGCCCAGACCTCTAATGGCAGAGCCAAGAGGACCCATGCTAGATCAGAGGGGTCCACCCTTGGATGGCAGAG GCGGAAGAGATCCCCGAGGCATAGACACACGAGCAATGGAGGCACGAGCCATGGAGGCTAGAGGATTAGATGCCAGAGGATTGGAGGCCCGAGCAATGGAAGCCCGTGCAATGGAGGCCCGCGCAATGGAGGCCCGTGCGATGGAGGCCCGCGCAATGGAGGCCCGCGCGATGGAAGTCAGAGGGATAGAGGCCAGAAGTATGGATGCAAGGGGCCCGGTCCCTGGCCCTAGAGGCCCTATGCCTACTGGAATCCAGGGTCCCAGTCCAATTAACATGGGGGCAGTTGGCCCCCAGGGATCCAGACAG GTCCCCGTCATGCAGGGAGCAGGCATGCAAGGAGCAAGCATTCAGGGTGGAGGTCAGCCTGGGGGCTTTAGTCCTGGCCAGAACCAAGTTACCCCACAGGACCATGAGAAG
- the CSTF2 gene encoding cleavage stimulation factor subunit 2 isoform X2 encodes MAGLTVRDPAVDRSLRSVFVGNIPYEATEEQLKDIFSEVGPVVSFRLVYDRETGKPKGYGFCEYQDQETALSAMRNLNGREFSGRALRVDNAASEKNKEELKSLGTGAPVIESPYGETISPEDAPESISKAVASLPPEQMFELMKQMKLCVQNSPQEARNMLLQNPQLAYALLQAQVVMRIVDPEIALKILHRQTNIPTLIAGNPQPVHSAGPGSGSTVSMNQQNPQAPQAQALGGMHVNGAPPLMQASMQAGVPAPGQIPAAVTGPGPGSLAPGGGMQAQVGMPGSGPVSIDRGQVPMQDPRAAMQRGPLPANVPTPRGLLGDAPNDPRGGTLLSVTGEVEPRGYLGPPHQGPPMHHVPGHDSRGPPPHEMRGGPLAEPRPLMAEPRGPMLDQRGPPLDGRGGRDPRGIDTRAMEARAMEARGLDARGLEARAMEARAMEARAMEARAMEARAMEARAMEVRGIEARSMDARGPVPGPRGPMPTGIQGPSPINMGAVGPQGSRQVPVMQGAGMQGASIQGGGQPGGFSPGQNQVTPQDHEKAALIMQVLQLTADQIAMLPPEQRQSILILKEQIQKSTGAP; translated from the exons ATGGCGGGTTTGACTGTGAGAGACCCTGCGGTGGATCGTTCTCTGCGTTCGGTGTTCG TGGGGAACATTCCATATGAGGCTACTGAAGAGCAATTAAAGGACATCTTTTCTGAGGTTGGACCCGTTGTTAGTTTCAG GTTGGTATATGATAGGGAGACAGGAAAGCCAAAGGGTTATGGCTTCTGTGAATACCAAGACCAGGAGACAGCACTTAGTGCCATGCGAAACCTGAATGGGCGTGAATTCAGTGGGAGAGCACTTCGAGTGGACAATGCTGCcagtgaaaagaacaaagaagagctGAAGA GCCTTGGCACTGGTGCCCCTGTCATTGAGTCACCTTATGGAGAGACCATCAGTCCTGAGGATGCCCCTGAGTCCATTAGCAAAGCAGTTGCCAGTCTTCCACCAGAGCAGATGTTTGAGCTGATGAAACAAATGAAG CTTTGTGTCCAGAATAGTCCCCAGGAGGCACGGAACATGTTGCTTCAGAACCCTCAGCTGGCTTATGCTTTGCTACAAGCACAGGTAGTGATGAGAATTGTGGATCCAGAGATTGCTCTG aaaattctgcATCGCCAGACAAATATCCCAACACTGATTGCAGGCAACCCTCAGCCAGTCCACAGTGCTGGGCCTGGCTCAGGATCCACTGTGTCAATGAACCAGCAGAATCCTCAGGCCCCTCAAGCCCAGGCTTTG ggTGGAATGCATGTCAATGGTGCACCTCCTCTGATGCAAGCTTCGATGCAGGCTGGAGTTCCAGCACCAGGACAGATACCAGCGGCTGTAACAGGGCCTGGTCCTGGTTCCTTAGCTCCTGGAG GAGGAATGCAAGCCCAGGTTGGAATGCCAGGAAGTGGACCAGTGTCCATTGATCGAGGCCAAG TGCCGATGCAGGACCCCAGAGCCGCTATGCAGCGTGGGCCCTTGCCTGCCAACGTCCCAACTCCTCGAGGTCTATTAGGAGACGCCCCAAATGACCCGCGTGGAGGCACTTTACTTTCTGTAACTGGAGAGGTAGAGCCTAG AGGTTACCTGGGACCACCTCACCAGGGTCCACCCATGCACCATGTCCCTGGCCATGACAGCCGTGGCCCACCCCCACATGAGATGAGGGGAGGGCCATTAGCTGAGCCCAGACCTCTAATGGCAGAGCCAAGAGGACCCATGCTAGATCAGAGGGGTCCACCCTTGGATGGCAGAG GCGGAAGAGATCCCCGAGGCATAGACACACGAGCAATGGAGGCACGAGCCATGGAGGCTAGAGGATTAGATGCCAGAGGATTGGAGGCCCGAGCAATGGAAGCCCGTGCAATGGAGGCCCGCGCAATGGAGGCCCGTGCGATGGAGGCCCGCGCAATGGAGGCCCGCGCGATGGAAGTCAGAGGGATAGAGGCCAGAAGTATGGATGCAAGGGGCCCGGTCCCTGGCCCTAGAGGCCCTATGCCTACTGGAATCCAGGGTCCCAGTCCAATTAACATGGGGGCAGTTGGCCCCCAGGGATCCAGACAG GTCCCCGTCATGCAGGGAGCAGGCATGCAAGGAGCAAGCATTCAGGGTGGAGGTCAGCCTGGGGGCTTTAGTCCTGGCCAGAACCAAGTTACCCCACAGGACCATGAGAAG